A region from the Vibrio navarrensis genome encodes:
- a CDS encoding fatty acid desaturase family protein, translating into MFSKEINKELELLSKSNNYRGMIGLAKDYIEITVAIAISIYFDNFLIYILSIVFIGSRQRALATILHDSAHRVLCKNSNLNDILGKYFSGYLIFQSFTAYVKSHVMNHHNFLGVKGKDPDYEMYIRSGVYDAINKKEFIFRHLVAPFFLSKSPLFVYYLFKERFGNLNERESINIILYWFVILLVSYYFSMLDIVVMYWFIPLFTTFPMIGWFIELSEHYPIIESEHELYKTWNRFGNKLEGFLTGMHNENYHLTHHLRADIPYWNIDKAHKIMMNDPEYNKVNQSFGGIISSSNRNNKSIIKHILSKYNGVAVLQ; encoded by the coding sequence ATGTTCTCAAAAGAGATTAATAAAGAGTTAGAATTATTATCAAAATCAAACAATTATAGAGGGATGATTGGTTTAGCTAAGGATTATATAGAGATTACAGTTGCAATTGCAATATCTATATATTTTGATAACTTTTTAATCTATATACTGTCAATAGTTTTTATAGGTTCAAGGCAGAGGGCTTTGGCTACAATTTTACACGACTCAGCTCACAGAGTATTGTGTAAAAATAGCAATCTAAATGATATTTTAGGAAAGTATTTTTCTGGTTATCTTATATTTCAGTCATTTACCGCTTATGTTAAGAGTCACGTTATGAACCACCATAACTTCTTAGGAGTCAAGGGAAAAGATCCTGATTATGAAATGTATATAAGATCAGGGGTATATGATGCAATAAACAAAAAAGAATTTATATTTAGACACTTAGTGGCTCCATTTTTTCTCAGTAAATCACCCTTGTTTGTATACTATTTATTTAAAGAAAGATTTGGAAATTTAAATGAGAGAGAATCAATTAATATTATTTTATATTGGTTTGTCATATTATTAGTCTCATACTATTTTTCCATGTTAGATATTGTTGTCATGTATTGGTTTATTCCATTATTTACTACATTTCCAATGATAGGTTGGTTTATAGAACTTTCTGAACATTATCCAATAATTGAGAGTGAACATGAACTATATAAAACGTGGAACAGGTTTGGAAATAAACTAGAAGGATTTCTAACTGGTATGCATAATGAAAATTATCATTTGACACACCATCTAAGAGCTGATATTCCATATTGGAATATCGATAAGGCGCATAAGATTATGATGAATGACCCTGAGTACAATAAAGTAAATCAATCGTTTGGTGGAATTATTTCTTCATCAAATCGAAATAATAAAAGTATAATTAAGCATATATTAAGTAAATATAATGGAGTGGCGGTATTACAATGA
- a CDS encoding 2Fe-2S iron-sulfur cluster-binding protein: MTVELVVNNKTNMVTKGESISDKAHSIEGAEFSCLKGKCGRCLVEVINGELGHLSNSELEFLKLMGLATDGKYRLLCQGIAKSNAVVRKF, encoded by the coding sequence ATGACAGTTGAGCTAGTTGTTAATAATAAAACCAATATGGTGACTAAAGGTGAATCAATTTCAGATAAAGCACATTCAATAGAAGGTGCTGAGTTTTCTTGCTTAAAAGGCAAGTGTGGTAGGTGTTTAGTTGAAGTTATAAATGGAGAACTAGGACACCTAAGTAATAGTGAATTAGAATTTTTGAAGCTTATGGGATTAGCTACGGATGGTAAGTATAGATTATTATGTCAAGGTATTGCTAAATCTAATGCAGTCGTGAGGAAATTTTAA
- a CDS encoding AAA family ATPase codes for MRNTEPKHHQEWKEFEGLLRIVRVENKDAGWFQATCTLIDDTGEILDRDGLYYLDASHQWMEHFVEVGQIWMIEQGMMWSRLLTTQDGYARTSYTIEPKVVSICRPSGKSLMWHFTNCQWYPGIGEKKAESLISTLSDASGYQSLYEALDNRLVERLVSAPLITQWDAEVLIKGWERQSSKQVLKWLEDKQIEPSLACKVFAFHGKNAVDAIEADPYCLTSFNMPWREVDKLAQLKFGIARDDERRLQAAVTEVLWGAFNDHGHTKVELPYFLHNMKCYIGDDLEKWVTAYIGMIEQSRGIVRGNYIHAFEPAVMEMMVANRIADLVCIDYQSPLSIGAILSVIRDFEHKQGFKLTKEQKEAVSRTVSTPFSIITGGAGVGKTTVLKALYALYDAAGFKRVQLALSGRAVQRMSEATGEHATTIAGHLYHFNWDKVNKDVLKKMVVVVDEASMVDLHTMYRLVDNVPSEVHLVLIGDPFQLPPIGGGLVLHELVDRPYLPVSHLTEVKRTAIDSSIPLVSGDVRKGRVPSYLGNNVEFHKVDSDQIVDRAINEYMRDIESSQILCSTNTMVGRVNIKAQKQLNPNGVVLPYIVEGQRYDSEVRLNDPVICVANLYHQEYDLRNGSMGRIVEVYDEPRTFEVKHSNRSKQSRLMTSYGRARWDNDSGAGFDTELPLEVIEKLRLAYAITVHKAQGSQFKRVIFAAIDGRNLDRTLVYTAITRASQHVVVMGDIDAVREAIMRPPSATHRLVGLGGFLDEVVGGISFIAS; via the coding sequence ATGCGTAACACTGAACCTAAGCATCATCAAGAGTGGAAAGAATTCGAAGGACTGTTGCGTATCGTCCGAGTCGAGAACAAGGACGCAGGCTGGTTTCAGGCAACTTGTACACTGATTGACGATACAGGAGAAATTTTGGATCGTGATGGACTTTATTATCTTGATGCATCACATCAGTGGATGGAACATTTCGTTGAGGTAGGGCAGATATGGATGATTGAGCAGGGAATGATGTGGTCGAGGCTCCTTACAACTCAGGATGGATATGCCAGAACCTCCTATACAATTGAACCTAAAGTTGTGAGTATCTGCCGTCCAAGCGGTAAGAGTTTGATGTGGCATTTTACTAACTGCCAATGGTATCCAGGCATTGGTGAGAAAAAGGCTGAATCACTAATTAGTACTCTAAGTGATGCTTCAGGGTATCAATCTCTCTATGAGGCGTTGGATAATCGTTTGGTCGAAAGGTTAGTAAGTGCTCCGTTGATTACACAATGGGATGCAGAGGTCTTAATAAAGGGGTGGGAGCGGCAAAGTAGTAAGCAGGTTTTAAAGTGGTTAGAAGATAAACAAATCGAGCCTAGTCTGGCATGCAAAGTTTTTGCTTTCCATGGCAAGAACGCAGTTGATGCCATTGAAGCCGATCCTTATTGTCTGACATCGTTCAATATGCCATGGCGTGAGGTAGATAAACTAGCACAGCTAAAGTTCGGGATTGCTCGCGATGACGAGCGTCGCCTACAAGCTGCTGTGACGGAGGTCTTGTGGGGAGCATTTAACGATCACGGACACACAAAAGTAGAATTACCTTACTTTCTACATAATATGAAGTGTTATATCGGTGACGACTTAGAGAAATGGGTTACTGCGTATATTGGAATGATTGAGCAATCTAGAGGGATAGTTCGCGGTAATTATATCCATGCCTTTGAGCCTGCTGTGATGGAGATGATGGTCGCTAATCGAATTGCTGATCTAGTATGTATCGACTATCAATCACCACTATCGATTGGAGCCATCTTATCAGTGATTCGAGATTTCGAGCACAAACAAGGTTTCAAGCTTACCAAAGAGCAAAAAGAAGCGGTTTCGAGAACAGTTTCTACTCCTTTTTCCATCATCACTGGGGGAGCTGGCGTCGGGAAAACCACAGTGTTAAAAGCTCTATATGCACTTTACGATGCTGCTGGTTTTAAGCGTGTACAGCTAGCGTTGTCTGGACGTGCAGTGCAACGTATGAGTGAAGCAACAGGAGAGCATGCAACGACCATTGCGGGACATTTATATCACTTCAACTGGGATAAGGTTAATAAAGACGTTCTGAAAAAGATGGTTGTTGTGGTTGATGAGGCATCAATGGTTGATCTGCATACTATGTATCGTTTGGTGGATAATGTCCCATCGGAAGTGCATCTAGTATTGATTGGTGATCCATTCCAACTTCCACCTATAGGAGGTGGCTTGGTCTTACACGAACTGGTTGATCGTCCTTATTTGCCAGTATCTCATTTGACAGAGGTAAAACGAACAGCAATTGATAGCTCAATTCCATTAGTTTCAGGAGACGTGCGAAAGGGGCGGGTGCCTAGTTATCTGGGAAACAATGTTGAGTTTCACAAGGTGGACTCGGATCAGATTGTAGATAGGGCTATTAACGAATATATGAGAGACATCGAGTCATCCCAAATTCTCTGTTCCACCAATACAATGGTGGGCAGAGTGAATATCAAAGCGCAGAAGCAGTTGAATCCCAATGGAGTGGTCTTGCCTTATATCGTTGAAGGTCAGAGGTATGACTCAGAAGTTCGTCTCAATGACCCTGTAATTTGTGTAGCCAATCTCTATCATCAGGAATACGACTTACGCAATGGTTCTATGGGGCGCATTGTCGAGGTGTACGACGAGCCGAGAACCTTTGAGGTTAAACACTCAAATCGTTCTAAACAGTCGAGGCTGATGACATCTTATGGACGTGCTCGGTGGGATAATGATTCAGGTGCAGGTTTTGATACCGAATTGCCGCTGGAAGTCATTGAGAAGCTGCGCCTCGCTTATGCCATTACTGTACATAAAGCGCAGGGTTCACAGTTCAAACGAGTTATTTTTGCTGCTATTGATGGTCGTAACCTTGATCGAACTCTGGTGTATACCGCAATCACCCGAGCGAGTCAGCACGTTGTAGTCATGGGTGATATTGACGCAGTTAGGGAAGCTATTATGAGGCCACCGAGTGCGACTCATAGGCTTGTTGGACTTGGAGGGTTTTTGGATGAGGTTGTGGGAGGAATAAGTTTCATCGCAAGTTAA
- a CDS encoding LexA family protein, with product MSGKYTKKQGQYLAYIYYYTKVNGRAPAHADLQDYFEVSPPSVHQMLLKLEERGLITKEAGVSRSIKVAIDVKELPLDW from the coding sequence ATGTCTGGAAAATACACCAAAAAACAAGGGCAGTATCTGGCCTATATTTACTACTACACCAAAGTGAATGGACGAGCGCCAGCTCATGCAGATCTACAAGATTACTTTGAGGTATCACCACCAAGTGTTCATCAGATGTTATTGAAGCTTGAAGAGCGTGGATTGATAACGAAAGAAGCTGGTGTCAGCCGAAGTATCAAGGTGGCTATTGATGTAAAAGAGCTACCATTGGATTGGTAG
- a CDS encoding IS630 family transposase: MNISYRVELTCEEIAELNELTSKGKHNARKLKRAQILLLANHRQHTDAEICQLLNTSTSTVYRTKRGFVEEGLQSALEEGKRRGQPKALSSSEEATLITIACTKPPEGVARWTLSLIADRLIALTDLESISLETIRSRLKENQLKPWQKKMWCIGQLNADFIAQMEEVLELYAQPANPKEPVINFDEAMKQMISHTREPISAKPGQPERIDYEYRREAVANIFLMYDRHNGWRHAKATKTKKFEDFAWCMKELVDEHYPDAEQIHVVLDNFTTHKAGALYHTFPAGEARRILRKITFHYTPPHASWLNMVEIEIGVMNQQCLNRRIGSWEELHRELKAWETMRNTEKASIEWLFDVDKARNKLHRAYDELTIQN, encoded by the coding sequence ATGAATATTTCCTACCGTGTTGAACTGACTTGTGAAGAAATTGCTGAACTTAACGAACTCACCAGTAAAGGTAAGCACAACGCCAGAAAGCTAAAACGTGCCCAAATCCTTTTACTGGCAAATCACAGGCAACATACAGACGCTGAAATATGTCAGCTCTTAAACACCAGTACTTCAACGGTCTATAGAACCAAACGCGGTTTTGTTGAAGAAGGCCTGCAATCTGCCCTGGAAGAAGGAAAACGTCGTGGGCAGCCGAAGGCATTAAGCTCAAGCGAGGAAGCCACGCTTATCACTATCGCCTGTACCAAGCCACCTGAAGGGGTCGCTCGCTGGACGCTTTCTTTAATTGCAGACAGGCTGATTGCTTTGACGGACTTAGAAAGTATTTCTCTGGAAACAATCCGCTCACGACTTAAGGAAAATCAACTCAAACCATGGCAGAAGAAAATGTGGTGCATTGGTCAACTCAATGCGGACTTCATTGCACAGATGGAAGAAGTTTTGGAGTTGTATGCTCAACCTGCCAACCCCAAAGAGCCGGTCATTAACTTCGATGAGGCCATGAAGCAGATGATTTCCCATACAAGAGAGCCTATTTCAGCTAAACCTGGACAACCAGAACGCATCGATTATGAATATCGCAGGGAAGCGGTAGCGAATATCTTCCTGATGTATGACCGACATAATGGTTGGCGACATGCGAAAGCAACAAAAACCAAAAAGTTCGAAGACTTTGCTTGGTGCATGAAAGAGTTAGTTGATGAACATTACCCGGATGCAGAGCAAATTCATGTTGTATTAGACAATTTTACCACTCACAAGGCTGGCGCACTTTATCACACGTTCCCTGCGGGAGAGGCTCGTCGAATATTAAGGAAAATCACTTTCCACTATACCCCTCCTCATGCCAGTTGGCTCAACATGGTGGAGATTGAGATCGGCGTTATGAATCAGCAATGCCTTAATCGACGTATCGGGAGTTGGGAGGAATTACATCGGGAACTTAAAGCTTGGGAGACTATGCGCAATACAGAGAAAGCATCCATTGAATGGTTGTTTGATGTAGACAAAGCCCGGAACAAACTTCACCGGGCTTATGATGAACTAACCATTCAAAACTAA
- a CDS encoding tyrosine-type recombinase/integrase → MNNQNITIFHDSDSQEPYSPLFTDSQIKGRLRVIDTSTDTWDIGESEAILINFNLLNVHNVELIDQFKYTIAWFVKSKSPSHALAIFNAVKYFLNSCEFLDDSGEELAEVLADEVCYYFANNRKSSSEDRLALVRLWYQRGVALKLPMFQKNVGYALEQLKLKGRTKGLDILVNIPGKSPLTSNKLADLRKLLQCYADRFEVGTAAYWRLIATWLFITLGLRPKQLRLLMVCDLAVNIDSITQRKSYLLNVPSVKKRFEVPRSRFKSRPIPTFLGEMLEALINFNKQWLADKNIQLPVTELPLFYSEPTLSPHIKRKVGSRSKQFRFTFSAVAFGKATQSTIDLLNSYQSAVNLPTFDEQITPRRLRKTFATHAAACGTPAIMLMELLDHDDLQHVMIYYKLGANFAIKIDKVYREQFGTMFDYFRGKITLEEFSAANKHKQVFGPDNLRRLVGIGFCGKSGRCRKIPPYSCYTCLKFEACNNKQVHVEVLEGMLEDVGELFKYEVAPGKYEMEHINACRSLIERLEVENR, encoded by the coding sequence ATGAATAATCAAAATATTACAATATTCCACGACAGTGATAGTCAGGAACCATACTCACCTTTATTTACCGACTCTCAGATAAAAGGTCGCTTGCGAGTTATCGATACGTCAACAGATACATGGGATATAGGTGAGTCAGAAGCTATATTAATTAACTTCAATCTTCTAAATGTTCACAATGTGGAGCTTATTGATCAATTTAAATACACTATTGCGTGGTTTGTAAAAAGTAAAAGTCCAAGTCATGCCTTGGCTATTTTTAATGCAGTAAAATACTTTTTAAATAGCTGCGAATTTTTAGATGATTCAGGTGAGGAGCTTGCGGAGGTATTGGCTGATGAGGTTTGTTACTATTTTGCCAATAATCGTAAGTCTTCTAGTGAGGATAGGCTGGCGTTAGTCCGACTATGGTATCAACGTGGTGTCGCATTGAAACTCCCTATGTTTCAGAAAAATGTAGGTTATGCATTAGAACAATTAAAACTGAAAGGGCGCACCAAGGGATTAGATATTTTAGTTAATATTCCTGGTAAAAGTCCTTTAACCTCTAATAAATTGGCAGACTTACGGAAATTGTTGCAGTGTTACGCTGACCGTTTTGAGGTTGGAACTGCGGCTTATTGGCGATTGATTGCTACTTGGCTGTTTATTACTTTAGGTCTTCGTCCTAAACAACTTCGCTTGCTGATGGTTTGTGATTTAGCGGTAAATATTGACAGTATTACTCAGCGTAAATCCTATTTGTTGAATGTACCCTCTGTTAAAAAGCGATTTGAGGTGCCACGTAGTCGATTTAAATCTCGACCTATCCCTACCTTCCTCGGAGAAATGCTAGAAGCTTTGATAAACTTCAATAAGCAATGGTTAGCAGATAAAAATATTCAACTCCCTGTGACAGAGCTACCACTGTTTTATTCTGAGCCTACTTTATCCCCTCATATCAAGAGAAAGGTTGGTTCCAGAAGTAAACAATTTCGTTTCACTTTCTCTGCTGTTGCTTTTGGTAAAGCAACTCAAAGTACAATCGACCTACTTAATTCTTATCAATCTGCTGTAAACCTTCCCACATTTGATGAGCAGATTACGCCACGACGTTTGCGCAAAACCTTTGCTACTCATGCAGCAGCTTGTGGTACGCCTGCAATAATGCTGATGGAGTTACTTGATCATGATGATTTGCAGCATGTAATGATTTACTACAAATTGGGAGCCAACTTCGCAATTAAGATTGATAAAGTCTACCGAGAACAGTTTGGTACAATGTTTGATTATTTCCGAGGTAAGATTACTTTGGAGGAGTTCTCTGCTGCAAATAAACATAAACAAGTTTTTGGTCCTGATAATTTACGTCGTTTGGTAGGTATTGGCTTCTGTGGAAAAAGCGGACGCTGTCGAAAAATCCCCCCTTACTCCTGTTATACGTGCCTAAAATTTGAAGCATGTAATAACAAACAAGTTCATGTCGAAGTGTTAGAAGGCATGCTTGAGGATGTAGGAGAACTATTTAAATATGAGGTTGCGCCAGGCAAGTATGAAATGGAGCATATTAATGCTTGTCGTTCATTAATTGAACGCTTAGAGGTGGAGAATCGCTAG
- a CDS encoding ISAs1 family transposase, with protein MIIIEQLKKVKDTRSHINQVYPVMEVAFLVITAMICGQNKWTDIKDFGEGNIEWLREYLPYDNGLPTRHNIAAIMRTVVPETLLEAMVGWVNLHREKHAQPIISVDGKVLKGAKASKQEHPLYMVSAFDVDEGLTLTHQPCDGKGMELIAIKNMLDALDVRGCLLTADALHCQVETLNKVVDKGGDFLVQVKLNQPSLLAEIDAQFQDYWALPEEQQESYITEDKGHGREEIREVYVLPASFSEELKDKWSVVKSIVAVVRDRSVKGKGSYETSYYICTDHLSLELASNATRKHWHIENQQHWALDVIFKEDEQRIYAGDSALNMACCRRFVQNLFRKSEGSVSVPRKMNKATWDKDYRAKVLFTSA; from the coding sequence ATGATTATCATTGAGCAGCTAAAAAAAGTGAAAGATACCCGTTCGCATATCAACCAAGTGTACCCTGTTATGGAAGTGGCTTTCTTGGTCATAACCGCCATGATTTGTGGTCAAAATAAGTGGACTGATATTAAGGATTTCGGCGAAGGAAATATCGAGTGGTTGCGTGAGTATCTCCCCTACGACAATGGTCTCCCCACTCGGCATAATATTGCCGCGATAATGAGAACTGTTGTACCAGAGACGCTCTTGGAAGCGATGGTAGGCTGGGTCAATTTGCACAGAGAAAAGCATGCTCAGCCCATAATCAGCGTTGATGGGAAGGTTCTAAAAGGAGCGAAAGCAAGCAAACAAGAACACCCTCTCTATATGGTTTCGGCATTTGACGTAGATGAAGGTTTGACTCTCACACATCAACCTTGTGACGGTAAAGGTATGGAGCTAATAGCGATAAAAAACATGCTCGACGCTTTGGATGTCAGAGGGTGCTTATTAACTGCTGATGCGCTTCATTGTCAGGTTGAAACACTGAATAAAGTGGTTGATAAAGGTGGTGATTTCTTAGTGCAAGTCAAACTGAATCAGCCAAGTTTGTTAGCAGAGATTGATGCGCAGTTCCAAGACTATTGGGCTTTGCCAGAAGAACAACAGGAATCGTATATCACTGAAGATAAAGGGCATGGAAGAGAAGAGATTCGAGAGGTTTACGTGCTTCCTGCCTCCTTCAGCGAAGAACTCAAAGATAAGTGGAGTGTTGTAAAAAGCATTGTTGCGGTGGTGAGAGATAGAAGCGTCAAAGGGAAAGGAAGCTATGAAACATCGTACTACATTTGCACAGACCATTTGTCTTTAGAGTTAGCCTCAAACGCAACAAGGAAACACTGGCACATCGAGAACCAGCAGCACTGGGCTTTGGACGTTATTTTCAAAGAAGACGAGCAGCGAATTTACGCTGGGGACTCGGCATTGAATATGGCTTGTTGTCGCCGATTTGTGCAGAACCTCTTCAGGAAGTCAGAAGGGAGCGTGTCTGTACCAAGGAAGATGAATAAGGCTACGTGGGACAAAGATTATAGAGCAAAAGTTCTCTTTACATCAGCTTAA
- a CDS encoding site-specific integrase: MGYKAKVWRIEDNGERAVVVVDGQGIPHDQISRYLLGKRNDRATKTVLNLGKNICQLYRWSDYIGVDIEERIKTGLIFGITEIDSLVSYLSKNQRQLKKQKEDKESDDSVLAFAGYVSAGVLTQKIDAVREYFTWLGQLAVENRLITDPYYTAIAPAIKDLNDALDARKVSGITKKRIGLTDKEQQFLLLITHPTHPENPFESRTRVRNHLIFKMLLLCGVRLGELMALRINNCHLLGDTPYIRFGQNLTKESDPRSVPPEAKTLPRNIYLTTELAADLDSYIMNERKARGKIARKAPPYVFLNTLNAPTPMTDGAFYHMCKLLCEKFPKQLNNLHPHRLRHT; encoded by the coding sequence ATGGGCTACAAGGCTAAAGTTTGGCGCATCGAGGACAATGGAGAACGGGCGGTTGTTGTCGTTGATGGGCAAGGAATACCTCATGATCAAATCTCTCGCTATTTACTTGGCAAACGAAATGACCGTGCAACCAAAACAGTTTTGAATCTCGGTAAAAATATCTGTCAGCTCTATCGCTGGTCGGATTATATAGGCGTAGATATTGAAGAGCGTATTAAAACGGGCCTGATTTTTGGAATTACTGAAATTGACTCTTTAGTCTCTTATTTGTCCAAGAACCAGCGTCAGCTAAAAAAGCAAAAAGAGGATAAGGAAAGTGATGACAGTGTCTTAGCATTTGCAGGCTATGTCTCCGCAGGTGTATTGACGCAGAAAATTGACGCAGTAAGAGAGTATTTCACATGGCTAGGTCAACTTGCGGTTGAAAATAGATTGATCACTGATCCCTATTACACCGCTATTGCTCCAGCAATTAAAGATCTCAACGATGCATTAGATGCTAGAAAAGTATCGGGAATCACGAAAAAACGTATCGGATTGACAGACAAAGAGCAGCAGTTTTTGCTGTTGATTACCCATCCTACACATCCAGAAAACCCATTTGAATCTCGTACCAGAGTTCGTAATCATTTGATATTCAAAATGCTACTACTATGTGGGGTCAGGTTAGGGGAGTTAATGGCATTGAGGATCAATAACTGCCACCTTTTGGGGGACACACCGTATATCCGTTTTGGTCAAAATCTGACAAAAGAGTCAGATCCTCGTTCTGTACCGCCAGAGGCAAAAACCTTACCTCGCAATATTTATTTGACCACGGAACTAGCGGCTGATTTAGACAGCTACATAATGAATGAGCGTAAGGCGCGTGGAAAAATCGCCCGAAAAGCGCCTCCTTATGTGTTCCTTAATACTCTCAATGCTCCTACACCTATGACAGACGGAGCCTTCTACCATATGTGCAAGCTTCTATGTGAGAAGTTTCCGAAACAACTCAATAATCTTCATCCTCATCGTTTAAGGCACACATAA
- a CDS encoding single-stranded DNA-binding protein, translating into MASRGINKVILVGNLGNDPEIRYMPSGGAVANITVATSETWRDKATGEPREKTEWHRVTLYGKLAEVAGEYLRKGSQVYIEGQLQTRKWQDQNGQDRYSTDIVVQGYSGVMQMLGGRPQGGAPAMGGVPQAQQQGGWGQPQQPAAHQQQSYQAPAQQHAPQQSQPQYNEPPMDFDDDIPF; encoded by the coding sequence ATGGCCAGCCGTGGAATTAATAAAGTAATCTTGGTAGGGAACCTAGGGAACGACCCTGAAATTCGTTATATGCCAAGCGGCGGTGCAGTGGCTAACATTACCGTTGCTACTTCGGAAACTTGGCGCGACAAAGCGACTGGCGAACCGCGTGAAAAAACGGAATGGCATCGTGTTACCCTGTATGGAAAACTCGCTGAAGTCGCAGGTGAATATCTGCGTAAAGGTTCTCAGGTTTACATTGAAGGCCAATTGCAGACGCGCAAGTGGCAAGATCAAAATGGTCAAGATCGCTACTCAACAGACATCGTGGTACAAGGTTACAGCGGTGTGATGCAGATGTTGGGTGGACGTCCACAAGGCGGCGCGCCAGCGATGGGTGGTGTACCTCAAGCGCAGCAACAGGGGGGCTGGGGACAGCCACAACAGCCAGCCGCGCATCAGCAGCAGTCATATCAAGCGCCTGCACAGCAGCATGCCCCGCAGCAATCTCAGCCGCAGTATAATGAACCGCCAATGGATTTCGATGACGACATTCCGTTTTAG
- a CDS encoding ISAs1 family transposase, translated as MNINTIKAHFSIIRDKRQSAKVDYPLFDILFGSICAVIAGGQGWTDIREYVLGHHEWFLKQGLFENGVPVDDTFARLIANIDPAEFRDCFLGWMNAVHTMTFGEVVAIDGKTLRGSYDRDDRKSTIHMVSAYASANQLVLGQLKTDDKSNEITAIPELIKMLDLRGAIVTIDAMACQTKIAKAITSKGGDYLLAVKGNQGKLSAAIQTAFAPHRRAPIDKTTYQIEKQKGRVEARTCHVLKASELEGDFSTWSGLASIVMVENYRVAKGKAPKLEYRYYISSADLTAEQAGNAIRAHWGIESMHWILDVSMREDACQIYRQNAAENLAGLRHMALNMLRAEPSKISVPMKQKRCMMNPGFLEQVLVAGFKSMTKF; from the coding sequence ATGAATATTAATACCATCAAAGCGCATTTCAGTATCATCCGTGACAAACGGCAAAGTGCAAAAGTTGATTATCCTCTGTTTGATATTTTGTTTGGGTCTATCTGTGCCGTGATAGCCGGAGGTCAAGGCTGGACTGACATTCGTGAATATGTTCTTGGCCACCATGAGTGGTTTCTTAAACAGGGACTGTTTGAAAACGGTGTGCCTGTCGACGATACCTTTGCTCGTTTGATTGCAAATATTGATCCTGCCGAGTTTCGCGACTGCTTCCTGGGTTGGATGAATGCGGTACATACCATGACGTTTGGTGAGGTGGTTGCCATTGATGGCAAGACTTTGCGCGGCTCCTACGATAGAGACGACAGGAAAAGCACCATCCATATGGTGAGCGCCTATGCAAGTGCCAACCAACTGGTATTGGGCCAACTCAAAACTGACGATAAGAGCAATGAAATTACCGCGATTCCAGAGCTTATTAAGATGCTCGACTTGCGAGGAGCTATCGTGACGATTGATGCGATGGCCTGCCAGACCAAGATTGCCAAGGCGATCACTAGCAAGGGCGGTGATTACTTGTTGGCAGTAAAGGGGAATCAAGGCAAGTTGTCGGCAGCCATACAGACAGCCTTCGCCCCACACCGCCGTGCCCCGATTGACAAAACCACTTATCAAATCGAGAAACAAAAAGGCCGCGTTGAAGCACGTACTTGCCATGTACTCAAGGCTAGTGAGTTAGAGGGTGACTTCTCAACGTGGAGCGGACTCGCCAGTATTGTCATGGTTGAAAATTACCGAGTTGCCAAAGGTAAAGCGCCAAAGCTGGAGTACCGCTACTACATAAGTTCAGCAGACCTGACCGCGGAGCAGGCAGGAAATGCCATTCGAGCCCACTGGGGCATAGAGTCAATGCACTGGATTTTAGATGTGAGCATGCGAGAAGATGCTTGTCAGATTTACCGACAAAACGCGGCTGAAAATTTGGCAGGTTTAAGACACATGGCGCTTAACATGCTAAGAGCTGAGCCAAGCAAAATTAGTGTGCCAATGAAGCAGAAACGTTGCATGATGAACCCCGGCTTCTTGGAGCAAGTCTTAGTCGCTGGATTTAAGTCAATGACTAAATTCTAA